In Cutaneotrichosporon cavernicola HIS019 DNA, chromosome: 1, one DNA window encodes the following:
- the ILV3 gene encoding uncharacterized protein (Dehydratase family), protein MIGSNVLRANQRQAKRHLSTSASTAAKAGLNRYSKVITQPKSQGASQAMLYATDGIDNIEDLAKPMVGVASVWYEGNPCNGHILALGQRIKQSLQRAGVTGYQFGTVGVSDGISMGTRGMSYSLQSRDLIADQVETAAGGHWLDGMVVIPGCDKNMPGVLMGLGRLNRPGLMVYGGTIRPGHCGGGNTGRPEEIVDIVSAFQAYGRYLQEGQTPEAEDIRYDTIRHACPGPGACGGMYTANTMASATEALGMALPGSSSFPAEYKEKLEECDSIGDAMVNLLEKNILPRDIMTRAAFENAMVLTMALGGSTNAVLHLLAIARSVGVELTIDDFQSVSDRVPFLADLKPSGKYVMEDVYTIGGTPSVIHYLIKEGLMTGGEMTVTGKTLGENCEEWMDKHGKLWEGQDIIRPVSNPIKATGHIRILRGNLAPGGAVAKITGKEGLQFTGKARVFDDEDSFVKAVEEGSIKQGQKTVVILRYLGPKGGPGMPEMLKPTSLIMGAGLGHDVACITDGRFSGGSHGFVIGHVVPEAQVGGPIALVQDGDVISIDAEANSIEFDVSEAELAKRKEKWVAPPLKVTQGTLLKYARLVSDASQGCVTDA, encoded by the exons ATGATCGGCTCAAACGTCCTCCGCGCAAACCAGCGCCAGGCTAAGCGCCACCTATCCACCTCGGCCagcaccgccgccaaggccggccTCAACCGCTACTCCAAGGTCATCACCCAGCCCAAGTCACAGGGTGCCTCCCAG GCCATGCTCTACGCCACTGATGGCATCGACAACATTGAggacctcgccaagcccaTGGTCGGTGTCGCGTCGGTGTG GTACGAGGGTAACCC ATGCAACGGCCACATCTTGGCTCTTGGACAGCGCATCAAGCAGTCGCTCcagcgcgccggcgtcacCGGCTACCAGTTCGGCACCGTTGGTGTCTCGGACGGTATCTCGATGGGAACACGCGGCA TGTCTTACTCGCTGCAGTCGCGCGACTTGATCGCTGACCAGGTCGAGACCGCCGCCGGTGGCCACTGGCTCGACGGCATGGTCGTCATCCCAGGCTGTGACAAGAACATGCCCGGTGTGCTGATGggtctcggccgcctcaaCCGCCCAGGCCTCATGGTGTACGGCGGTACGATCCGCCCCGGCCACTGTGGTGGCGGCAACACTGGCCGCCCCGAGGAGATTGTCGATATTGTCTCGGCGTTCCAGGCTTACGGCCGTTACCTCCAGGAGGGCCAGACTCCTGAGGCTGAGGATATCCGTTACGACACGATCCGTCACGCTTGCCCCGGCCCCGGTGCGTGCGGCGGCATGTACACTGCCAACACGATGGCGTCGGCTAccgaggcgctcggcaTGGCCCTCCCcgggtcgtcgtcgttccCCGCCGAATacaaggagaagctcgaggagtGCGACAGCATCGGTGACGCCATGGTCAACCTCCTTGAGAAGAACATTCTCCCCCGCGACATCATGACCCGCGCCGCGTTTGAGAACGCCATGGTCCTCACCATGGCGCTCGGTGGCTCGACCAACGCCGTCCTCCACCtgctcgccatcgcgcgttcggtcggcgtcgagcttaCCATCGACGACTTCCAGAGCGTCTCGGACCGCGTGCCGTTCCTGGCCGACCTCAAGCCCTCGGGCAAGTATGTCATGGAGGACGTGTACACGATCGGCGGCACCCCCAGCGTCATCCACTACCTCATCAAGGAGGGGCTGATGACGGGTGGCGAGATGACCGTCACGGGCAAGACGCTCGGGGAGAACTGCGAAGAATGGATGGACAAGCACGGCAAGCTGTGGGAGGGCCAGGACATTATCCGCCCCGTGTCCAACCCCATCAAGGCAACGGGCCACATCCGCATCCTGCGTGGCAACCTTGCGCCGGGCGGTGCCGTTGCCAAGATCAcgggcaaggagggcctGCAGTTCACGGGCAAGGCTCGCGtcttcgacgacgaggactcgttcgtcaaggccgtcgaggaaggcTCGATTAAGCAGGGTCAGAAGACGGTTGTCATCCTCCGCTACCTCGGCCCCAAGGGTGGCCCGGGCATGCCCGAGATGCTCAAGCCCACTTCGCTCATCATGGGTGCTGGCCTCGGCCACGACGTCGCATGCATCACCGACGGCCGCTTCTCGGGTGGCTCTCACGGCTTCGTCATTGGCCACGTTGTGCCCGAGGCACAGGTCGGCGGCcccatcgccctcgtccaggACGGCGATGTCATCAGCattgacgccgaggccaactCCATCGAGTTTGACGTGTcggaggccgagcttgccaagcgcaaggagaagTGGGTCGCGCCTCCTCTCAAGGTCACCCAGGGCACTCTCCTCAAGTACGCCCGCCTTGTTTCGGACGCATCGCAGGGCTGTGTCACCGACGCCTAA
- the PRP22 gene encoding uncharacterized protein (Helicase associated domain (HA2) Add an annotation), which yields MSANKGTDKELYKLELLSLVSRISQDIFNETRVQDKTVAEFVISTHEKSKGNYADFVNALNKLNANFSDDFMKKLDRTIVTQHPKYKRKAAKAKAKAAAGKNVGAGGDTAKALQARKFPGLAMPDQGWKSEDDYLRERENKEGAEVVPDFLVDSTMKQLESVAARRGRPAADDYMDGEPSSKRPRNDYGRGDRDRGYDRDRGYERDNGYAGRDNGWAGRGGPPRDSRDERRGRPGLDDRPLLYKIYNGTVSNVRDFGGFVALEGVAGRQEGLVHVSNITGARLETANEGIQRGQRVKVKVMSITGSKIGLSMKDVDQTTGEDLSPHMRERSAEEMAADRQRMAARIGTGANAAPLHGRGEPVPEAMSGDRRVTGSAKRLSSPERFEIKQLIASGAVSAADYPDLDDDFNNPDREEVEQDVDIEVSEKEPAFLAGQTKVTLDISPVKIIKAPDGSLNRAALAGGEQARERREIRRLEANDEMDKQAKNVTQPWLDPMAQPGDRQFASDLRGQQQPKPTWKSANKGVVTFGRITSLSIEEQRRALPIYKLRDQLVKALKENQILVVVGDTGSGKTTQMAQYLAEEGMLGNGRLGCTQPRKVAAVSVAKRVAEEVGCRLGAQVGYNVRFEDVTSPETKIKFMTDGMLLRELLVDPDATKYSVIMLDEAHERTIATDVLFGLMKKACKRRPDLKLICTSATLDAEKFAKYFYGCPIFTIPGRTFPVEVLYTKEPESDYLEASLITILQIHLMEPPGDILLFLTGQEEIDTSCEILSERIQALGPAVPELLVLPMYAALPSAMQSRIFDPPPPGARKCIIGTNIAETSITIDGIYYVIDPGFAKQNAYDPKLGMDSLIVTPISQAQARQRAGRAGRTGPGKCYRLYTELAFRNEMLPNPIPEIQRTNLAATILTLKAMGVNDLINFDFMDPPPAATMLMALEALYALGALDDEGLLTRVGRKMADFPLDPPLCKMLIKSVDYGCSEEALTIVAMLQAGGQIFYRPKEKQAQADAKKAKFHQPEGDLLTLLAVYNGWKASNFSKPWCYENFIHERAMITAQNVRKQLVGIMDRYKHDLVSCSTDYNRVRMAICSGFFRNAAKKDPMEGYKTLVESTPVSIHPSSALFQRQPEWCIYYTLILTAKEYMHQVTVIEPKWLQEVAPTFFKVADANKISKRKQGEKIEPLFDRFAETKDDWRLSRQKRVVHNSQSFSNN from the exons ATGAGCGCCAACAAGGGAACAGACAAGGAGCTGtacaagctcgagctcctctcGCTCGTCTCGCGCATCTCTCAAGACATCTTCAATGAAACCAGAGTCCAGGACAAGACTGTCGCCGAGTTTGTCATCTCT ACGCACGAGAAGAGCAAGGGAAACTATGCCGACTTTGTGAACGCTTTAAACAAGTTGAACGCCAACTTCAGCGACGACTTTATGAAGAAGCTCGACCGCACAATCGTCACGCAACACCCAAAGTacaagcgcaaggctgccaaggccaaggccaaggctgctgCGGGAAAGAATGTCGGTGCCGGCGGTGACACTGCCAAGGCTCTGCAAGCGCGCAAGTTCCCCGGACTCGCGATGCCCGACCAGGGGTGGAAGAGCGAAGACGACTACCTGCGAGAGCGCGAGAACAaggagggcgccgaggtcgttCCTGACTTTTTGGTGGACAGCACCATGAAGCAGCTCGAGTctgtggcggcgcggcgtggaCGACCTGCCGCAGACGACTATATGGACGGCGAGCCAAGTTCCAAGCGGCCACGGAACGACTATGGCCGCGGGGACCGGGATCGGGGATACGACCGTGACCGCGGGTACGAGCGTGATAACGGGTACGCAGGACGAGACAACGGATGGGCTGGGCGCGGAGGACCACCGCGCGACTCGAGGGATGAGCGCCGTGGGCGACctggcctcgacgaccgGCCGCTGCTGTACAAGATCTACAACGGCACCGTCTCCAACGTCCGTGACTTTGGCGGGTTTGTCGCGTTGGAAGGCGTCGCCGGGCGCCAGGAGGGTCTTGTACACGTGTCCAACATCACCGGTGCGAGACTCGAGACGGCCAACGAGGGAATCCAGCGGGGTCAGCGCGTGAAGGTCAAGGTTATGTCAATCACAGGGTCAAAGATCGGGCTGAGCATGAAGGACGTCGACCAGACCACTGGCGAGGATCTTTCACCGCACATGCGCGAGCGGTCAgcggaggagatggcggcGGATCGGCAGCGCATGGCGGCGCGGATAGGCACTGGCGCCAACGCGGCGCCATTGCACGGGCGTGGCGAGCCCGTGCCCGAGGCAATGTCTGGAGACCGGCGCGTGACTGGGAGTGCGAAGCGACTTTCGAGTCCCGAACGGTTCGAGATCAAGCAGTTGATCGCGTCCGGTGCCGTCAGCGCAGCCGACTACCCCGACCTTGATGACGACTTTAACAACCCTGaccgcgaggaggttgagcaggacgtcgacattgAGGTCAGCGAGAAGGAGCCGGCGTTCCTGGCAGGCCAGACCAAGGTCACACTCGACATCTCGCCGGTAAAGATTATCAAGGCGCCAGACGGGTCGCTGAATCGCGCTGCCCTTGCGGGTGGAGAacaggcgcgcgagcggcgcgagatTCGTCGCTTAGAGGCcaacgacgagatggacaagCAGGCCAAGAATGTCACGCAGCCATGGCTTGACCCGATGGCCCAACCTGGCGACCGGCAATTCGCCTCGGACCTGCGtgggcagcagcagcccaAGCCCACTTGGAAGTCGGCAAACAAGGGGGTGGTGACGTTCGGTCGCATCACGAGCCTGAGCATTGAGGAGCAGCGGCGCGCTCTACCCATTTACAAGCTGCGCGatcagctcgtcaaggcaCTCAAGGAGAACCAAATTCTTGTTGTTGTCGGCGACACGGGGTCCGGCAAAACGACACAGATGGCGCagtacctcgccgaggagggtaTGCTCGGAAACGGACGCTTGGGTTGCACACAGCCGCGTAAAGTTGCCGCTGTTAGTGTTGCCAAGCGTGTCGCTGAGGAGGTCGGGTgtcgcctcggcgcccagGTCGGATACAACGTTCGTTTCGAGGACGTGACGTCACCCGAGACCAAAATCAAGTTCATGACGGACGGAATGCTGCTGCGtgagctgctcgtcgacccgGACGCGACCAAGTACAGCGTCATCAtgctggacgaggcgcacgAGCGCACGATCGCAACCGACGTCCTCTTTGGCCTGATGAAGAAGGCGTGCAAGAGGCGCCCTGACCTTAAGCTGATCtgcacgtcggcgacacTTGACGCAGAAAAGTTCGCCAAATACTTCTACGGATGCCCGATCTTCACCATCCCCGGCCGCACATTCCCCGTCGAGGTGCTGTACACCAAGGAGCCCGAAAGTGACTACCTCGAGGCGTCACTTATCACCATCCTTCAGATCCATCTTATGGAGCCGCCGGGTgacatcctcctcttcctcacaGGACAAGAGGAGATCGACACGTCATGCGAGATCCTGTCCGAGCGAATCCAGGCGCTCGGACCGGCGGTGCCAGAACTCTTGGTTCTGCCAATGTACGCGGcgctgccgagcgcgaTGCAGTCCCGCATCTTCGACCCCCCTCCACCCGGCGCGCGTAAGTGCATCATCGGAACGAATATTGCCGAGACGAGTATCACCATCGACGGCATCTACTATGTCATTGACCCGGGCTTTGCCAAGCAGAACGCCTACGACCCCAAGCTCGGCATGGACTCGCTCATCGTCACACCCATCTCACAGGCCCAGGCGCGGCAGCGAGCAGGCCGCGCGGGGCGTACCGGTCCGGGCAAGTGCTACCGCTTGTACACCGAGTTGGCGTTCCGCAACGAGATGTTGCCAAATCCGATTCCCGAGATCCAGCGCACCAATCTTGCAGCAACGATTCTCACGCTCAAAGCGATGGGTGTAAACGACCTTATCAACTTTGACTTTATGGACCCCCCGCCAGCCGCAACAATGTTgatggcgctcgaggcgctgtACGCTCTCGGTGCgctcgacgatgagggTCTCCTCACGCGCGTGGGTCGCAAGATGGCCGACTTCCCCCTCGACCCTCCGTTATGCAAGATGCTCATCAAGAGTGTCGACTATGGATGTtccgaggaggcgctcaCGATCGTCGCCATGCTCCAGGCCGGCGGACAGATCTTCTACCGGCCAAAGGAGAAGCAAGCGCAAGCAgacgccaagaaggccaaaTTCCACCAGCCAGAGGGCGACCTGCTCACCCTCCTGGCAGTGTACAACGGATGGAAGGCGTCCAACTTTTCCAAACCGTGGTGCTATGAGAACTTTATCCACGAGCGCGCGATGATCACGGCCCAAAACGTCCGCAAGCAGCTGGTGGGCATCATGGACCGGTACAAGCACGACCTGGTATCGTGCAGCACCGACTATAACCGAGTCCGCATGGCGATTTGCAGTGGCTTTTTCAGGAAtgcggccaagaaggaccCAATGGAGGGATACAAGACGCTCGTGGAGAGCACGCCCGTCTCGATCCATCCTTCGAGTGCGCTGTTCCAGCGCCAGCCAGAGTGGTGTATCTACTACACGCTCATCCTCACGGCCAAGGAGTACATGCACCAGGTGACGGTGATCGAGCCCAAGTGGCTGCAGGAGGTCGCGCCGACTTTCTTcaaggtcgccgacgccaatAAGATCAgcaagcgcaagcaggGTGAGAAGATTGAGCCCCTGTTCGACCGGTTCgccgagaccaaggacgaCTGGCGACTCAGCAGGCAGAAGCGCGTCGTGCACAACTCGCAGAGCTTCTCCAACAACTAG